The region GTCGTCTTCCTTGATCCGCGCCTTCATCTCTTCGAACAGCGTGTCGGTCAGCGCCTTCTGCGGCGCCATACGCGTTTCGAACCAGGCGTTTTCAGCCTTCACATAATCGAGCACGTCTTCGTCATCGATCGTGGGGTATGATTGGTCTTTCAGCCAGTGATACGGATCGCTGACGGTAATTCCGTGGTGGGTAAAGCTATGCTCGCGCTTTTCGGCGATCGGGGGGGAGGTTGGTGCCTCACTTGTCACGTTAGTTGATTCCTCTTGATTGGCAGCATGGGCAGCGGCGAGCGGCGAAATCGCCAGACAAGCTGCGAGCGCGCCATGTGCAATGCGCGTTAAACTCATTGGGCATCCTTCTGTGCGAACCCAGCGCGGGTGGAATACCGCGCGCTGAAAGACTATGTGGTGAGTCGTTTAGAGATTAGCGCTCATGCCGCAAGCCTGAAGCGCTCAACACGCAGGATCGATCATATGTTGATGCAAACCCACGAAGCGCGTCTCGACGCGTTGAAGCAGGAATTGAAACGTCGCGAACTGGACGGGTTCATCATACCCATTTCGGATGAGCATATGAGCGAATATGTCGGTGCCTATGCACAGCGGCTTGAATGGCTGACCGGATTTGGCGGCAGCGCAGGCAGCGCTGCGGTGCTGCTAAACACAGCCGCGATCTTTGTTGACGGCCGCTATACCGTGCAAGTGCGCGATCAAGTGGACGAAAAACTGTTTGAATACCGCTCTGTGCCCAAGGATACGATTGGCGGATGGATCGCCGACCATGCCGGCCAAGGCGCGAAGATCGGTTACGATGCATGGCTGCATAGCAGGGCGTGGGTAAATACGGTTTCAGCGCAAGCGGCCAAAGTGGGCGCAGAACTGGTACCTGTCGACGGCAACCCGCTTGACGCCGTGTGGCAGGACCAGCCCGAGCCATCCGATGCGGTGGCAATGATCCAGACAGACGAGCACACTGGGCGCTCCTCGGCTGAAAAGCGCGCGGAGATCGCAGATTGGCTCAAGGCCGAAGGTCACGATGCAGCGGTCATCTCCGCGCTCGATTCGGTGGCGTGGCTGTTGAATATCCGCGGCTCAGACATCGCGCATACGCCAGTCGCGCTAAGCTATGTCGTTGCACATGCCGATGGGACTGCAGAATTGTTCATCGGTTCCGAGAAAGTCACGCCGGAGCTGTCACAGCACTTGGGCAATGCGGTGACGATCCGTGAACGCGGCACCTTTGCAGACGCGCTTGGAACAATGGCAGGGAAGAAGGTCGCGGTTGATCCCAATTATGCCGTGGCCGGGATTGCTCAGGCGCTGGAGGCAGGTGGCGCAACCGTGAGCTTTGAGCGCGACCCCACCATTCTGCCGCGCGCGATCAAAAATCCGGTCGAACAACAAGGTCACCGCGACGCGCAGGCCCGCGACGGCGTCGCTGTAAGCCGTTTCCTGCGCTGGATCGAGGAAACCGCGCCGTCGGGCGAAGTCGACGAGCTGGCCGCCGCGGCAAAACTGCTCGAATTCCGCCGCGAGCTGGGCAACCTCAAAGACATCAGCTTCGACACCATCTCTGCCGCTGCCGGTCACGCCGCGCTGCCGCATTACAAGGTCGATGAAGACAGCAATATTCCGATCCCGCCCAGCTCAATCTTCCTGTGCGATTCAGGTGGGCAATATCCGGCGGGCACAACCGATATCACGCGCACTGTTTGGGTTGGCCCTGGCGAACCAACAACAGAGATGAAAGACCGCTTCACGCGCGTTCTCAAGGGCCACATCCAGATTGATCGCGCCATTTTCCCGCAAGGCACCTGCGGGGGTCAGCTGGATGCCTTTGCCCGGCAATATCTCTGGGAGGCAGGCGTCGATTACGCGCATGGTACTGGCCATGGCGTAGGTAGTTTCCTGTCAGTCCATGAAGGGCCACAGCGCATCGCCAAGCTTGGCGGCGGTCAACCCGGAGCGGACGAGGAACTGTTCGCAGGCATGATCCTGTCGAACGAACCTGGCTATTACAAAGCGGGCGAATTTGGCATCCGGATCGAGAATCTGATCCTGACCGTACAACAGGATATCGAAGGCGCAGAGGGCGAGTATCTGGGGTTCGAATGCCTGACCTTTGTGCCGATCGACCGTACACTGGTTGAAGAGACCCTCCTGACCGCTGACGAGATCAATTGGTGGAATGATTATCATGCCAAGGTCTGGGATATCTTGAGCCCGCAGATGGATGGCGAGGACTTGGCCTGGCTGGAAAAGCATTGCGCTCCGCTTTGATAGGCGGAAATCCTTAGGTCGGCTTGTGGAACTGCAAATGTTCTTGTAATGTTCTTACATTGCGGGTCGCGAAATTTGTGACTCATGACGGGAGAGTATGTGATGATCGGTTATGTAACGCTGGGCACGAACGATCTGCCGCGCGCCGCCAAATTCTATGACGCTATCGCCGCTGAAATGGGCGTCGGACGGATGATGGACTTCGATACTTTTATTGCCTGGGGCGCATGGGATGGCGGTGCAGGCATAGCCGCGACCAAACCGTTCGATGGCAAGGAAGCGACCGTCGGCAACGGCACGATGGTGGCCATCGAAGCCAAGGACAAGGATCAGGTCCATCGACTGTATGACATTGCAATGGTACACGGTGGAACCGATGAAGGCGCGCCGGGCCCACGCGGTGAACCGGATGAGAACGGCAAGGTGTTCTATGCCGGATATTTCCGTGACCCAGACGGCAACAAGCTCAACGCTTTCCTTATGGCAGACGCCTGAGGCATATTTCGCGCAAATGAACAGAGGTCTGAAGGTGATACAATCTGCGACAATTTGCCTCTAAACTGGCATACTCCTGCGACACAGCGCCGCGAGATAAGTGTTCAAGAGTTGCAGAAAGCGGACCGTTTGCATTCCCCTGTGCAAGCAAGGCCCCCTCCCTCTCAAAATGTGGTTAGGTTCGTTTTCTGCAGCTCGCACGACACATTCATAGGAGCAAACACAATGCGTAAACTCACACTCACCCTTTCAGCCGCCGCTCTTGCCATTGGCGCTTCTGGCGCGGCCTTCGCTGACCATCATGGCGGCAAGCGCGGACCCGATGCCAATGGCGATGGCAATGTGACACTTGAAGAAGCGCGCACTCACAGCGCGAAGATGTTCGAACGCGCCGATGCCGATGGCAATGGCGTGATTGATCGGGCAGACCGCGCTGCAAAGCAGGCAGAGCGCTTTGCCAAAATGGATGCAAACGGCGACGGCGAAGTCACGCAGGCTGAAATGCAGGTCGCGCGCGAAGCACGACAGAGCCGACGCCAGGAACGCCGTGGTGATCGCGCAGAACGCATGTTCGCCCGCGCAGACACCGATGGCAGCGGCGGTCTTAGCCAGGAAGAGATGTCTGCAGCCCGCGAAGCGATGCGCGCTCGGGCAGGAGAACGCGGTGGTCGCGAAGCGCGACAAGGCCGCGGTGGTCCTTCGCGGATGATGGCTATGCTACGCCGCGCAGATACCAATGGCGACGAAGCTGTGACGCGCGAGGAATTCGATGCGGCTATAGAGACGCGTTTTAACAGTGCAGATAAAGATGGCTCTGGCACGATTTCATCTGCAGAGCGCAAGGCAGCGCGCGAAGCGATGCGCGAGCAGCGCAGCGGACCCTAGGTGGTCAAGTACTCGACTTGTGCACGCGATTGGCTAAGGCTGCACTGGCAATGGGACAGCGCACACCCTTTATCCTGCTTGATGACGCGCGCCGGGACGGCGCAGCATCTGCGCATCTGTTTACCGATCCACGCCAGATTTTCATTGCGATGCGCGGCGAAGAGGTGGCGGATGTGTTGACCGCAGCCGATACCGCACGACTAGCCAGCGGCGGAACATTGGCGGGCTATATCGCTTACGAAGCGGGCCTGGCGATGGAGCCCAAACTTTCGCCCTTGGTGGATGCACGCAGCGGTGCGGCAGGCCCGCTAGTCTGGCTCGGCCTGTTTGACAGCGAGCAAGAAATTGCCGCGCAAGACGTTCCACAATGGCTCGCTTCGCAGTCTGAAGGCACAGGGACGCTGGGGCCGATGGAACCGCAGCTTTCGACCGGCGGCTATGCGGCAGCATTCGCCCGGCTTCAGGACGCGATCCACGCAGGTGACATTTACCAGGTCAACCTGACCTATCAGCTCGCCGGATCCTATCGCGGCGATCCGGTTGCGCTCTATTCACAGCTGCGCCCGGCTGCCGAGGCCGGCTATGGCGGATTGCTGTTCGATGGCTCGCACTGGCTGCTCAGCCTCTCACCCGAATTGTTCGCTTCGCTCAAGGGCAATGCGGCAAAAGTCAAGCCGATGAAGGGCACGCGCCCTCGTGACGACACGGCCGAAGCCGATCAAGCATTGGCGGACGAATTGGCTAAGTCAGTCAAGGACAAGGCCGAGAACCTCATGATCGTTGACTTGATGCGCAATGATCTTAGCCGTGTGGCCGAAGCTGGCAGCGTGCGCGTTGAGGCACCGTTCACCGTCGAGAGCTATCCAACGGTGCATCAAATGGTTTCCAGCGTGCATGCCAAACTGCAAGAAGGCAAAACTGCGGTCGATCTGGTCCGCGCCATCTTTCCCTGCGGTTCCATCACCGGCGCGCCCAAGATTCGCGCGATGGAGCTGATCAATGAGAGAGAGCGCGATGCGCGCGGACCCTATTGCGGGGCGATCGGACGGATCGGGCCTGATGGCGATACCGCATTCAATGTCGCGATTCGCACGCTCCGCTTGACGCCGGAAGAGAACAATCGAGGGCGCGCGGTCATGGGCGTAGGCTCTGCGATTGTTGCAGACAGCGAAGCCATGGCTGAACGGCGCGAATGCGAAGTGAAGGCAGGCTTTGCGCGCCGCCTGAGCGATTGCGATTTGATCGAGACAATGCTGTTCGATCCGGAAAGCGGTATCGGCTTGCTCGAACTGCATCTGGAACGGATCAAGGCTTCAGCGCAGGCTTTGGGCTTTTCTTTCGACCGGCATGCCGCGCGCAACCAGATTCAGGCGCTGTGCTTTGATCTGGAAACGCGCAGCAAGGTGCGGCTGCTGGCATCGCGGCGCGGAGAGTTGGCGCTGGAGGCGGGGCCTGTACCAAGCGCCAGTGATACACCGCTGCGATGTATCGCGCTGCCT is a window of Altererythrobacter rubellus DNA encoding:
- a CDS encoding aminopeptidase P family protein, with protein sequence MLMQTHEARLDALKQELKRRELDGFIIPISDEHMSEYVGAYAQRLEWLTGFGGSAGSAAVLLNTAAIFVDGRYTVQVRDQVDEKLFEYRSVPKDTIGGWIADHAGQGAKIGYDAWLHSRAWVNTVSAQAAKVGAELVPVDGNPLDAVWQDQPEPSDAVAMIQTDEHTGRSSAEKRAEIADWLKAEGHDAAVISALDSVAWLLNIRGSDIAHTPVALSYVVAHADGTAELFIGSEKVTPELSQHLGNAVTIRERGTFADALGTMAGKKVAVDPNYAVAGIAQALEAGGATVSFERDPTILPRAIKNPVEQQGHRDAQARDGVAVSRFLRWIEETAPSGEVDELAAAAKLLEFRRELGNLKDISFDTISAAAGHAALPHYKVDEDSNIPIPPSSIFLCDSGGQYPAGTTDITRTVWVGPGEPTTEMKDRFTRVLKGHIQIDRAIFPQGTCGGQLDAFARQYLWEAGVDYAHGTGHGVGSFLSVHEGPQRIAKLGGGQPGADEELFAGMILSNEPGYYKAGEFGIRIENLILTVQQDIEGAEGEYLGFECLTFVPIDRTLVEETLLTADEINWWNDYHAKVWDILSPQMDGEDLAWLEKHCAPL
- a CDS encoding VOC family protein is translated as MIGYVTLGTNDLPRAAKFYDAIAAEMGVGRMMDFDTFIAWGAWDGGAGIAATKPFDGKEATVGNGTMVAIEAKDKDQVHRLYDIAMVHGGTDEGAPGPRGEPDENGKVFYAGYFRDPDGNKLNAFLMADA
- a CDS encoding EF-hand domain-containing protein → MRKLTLTLSAAALAIGASGAAFADHHGGKRGPDANGDGNVTLEEARTHSAKMFERADADGNGVIDRADRAAKQAERFAKMDANGDGEVTQAEMQVAREARQSRRQERRGDRAERMFARADTDGSGGLSQEEMSAAREAMRARAGERGGREARQGRGGPSRMMAMLRRADTNGDEAVTREEFDAAIETRFNSADKDGSGTISSAERKAAREAMREQRSGP
- the pabB gene encoding aminodeoxychorismate synthase component I — protein: MGQRTPFILLDDARRDGAASAHLFTDPRQIFIAMRGEEVADVLTAADTARLASGGTLAGYIAYEAGLAMEPKLSPLVDARSGAAGPLVWLGLFDSEQEIAAQDVPQWLASQSEGTGTLGPMEPQLSTGGYAAAFARLQDAIHAGDIYQVNLTYQLAGSYRGDPVALYSQLRPAAEAGYGGLLFDGSHWLLSLSPELFASLKGNAAKVKPMKGTRPRDDTAEADQALADELAKSVKDKAENLMIVDLMRNDLSRVAEAGSVRVEAPFTVESYPTVHQMVSSVHAKLQEGKTAVDLVRAIFPCGSITGAPKIRAMELINERERDARGPYCGAIGRIGPDGDTAFNVAIRTLRLTPEENNRGRAVMGVGSAIVADSEAMAERRECEVKAGFARRLSDCDLIETMLFDPESGIGLLELHLERIKASAQALGFSFDRHAARNQIQALCFDLETRSKVRLLASRRGELALEAGPVPSASDTPLRCIALPLPVDPSDWRLRHKTTDRGFYEEALAAAKAAGAKEALLVHPEGFVTEGSFTNIFVERDGVWLTPPDSLGLLPGVLRRSLIDSGKAREEHLILEDLENGFLLGNAVRGLMKAELI